From a region of the Actinomadura luzonensis genome:
- a CDS encoding type IV secretion system protein: protein MKIRLSRRLALALALVTGILVVPLVVGGLSAPAAAAPCDLSGPLTPEVVGGGTDGLMQAPAPAGPQQAPTTNYTQFGMSGQFWHTHELGCGDYVAVLGNMWANGIFTAAKAVDRLTITTYQAAATEGPLQAIKDVVDDIVTNLANAMYWPFLRPIVILGAIWLAWYGLIRKRATTTAEGVIWMVLAVTVATWFFSRPGDFTGLGKVVTDKTGEVVNSAFSGLPGAGGASCLPPPGQSAAVVKPGGYGQVGTPGIDQNADALWSTLVCKPWLVGLFGTADPQQPIVRDWGRKVLEMQSIPPAVAGQPAPDVGARQQEYASLADKLRNDPRYTVFSGRDWSNRLGVAVGAFIAAIVAGLLIFLVAVSLLVLKVGFLLLLILGPVFLLIGVHPGSGRIIAMRWVEMLVGTLLRQAVLTLVLSVLVYGYALIISTAMPWGMQVLFMALLTIAVFFYRRPFQHLFASMNGHTVATRMLGEAASSSVLERSAAMLPPVASARIGRWGLRKAEPLIRAAGAASGAGAAGAAVASAAGQARVRAEEGDGTAAGTRIPPRRRRSTPTPRARRARGRRWSRAGAPRPAQPGRRGP from the coding sequence ATGAAGATCCGGCTATCCCGACGACTCGCGCTGGCACTCGCGCTGGTCACCGGCATCCTCGTGGTGCCGCTGGTCGTGGGCGGGCTGTCCGCGCCGGCCGCCGCGGCGCCCTGTGACCTGTCCGGGCCGCTCACGCCCGAAGTGGTGGGCGGCGGCACCGACGGGCTCATGCAGGCCCCGGCGCCGGCCGGCCCCCAGCAGGCGCCGACCACCAACTACACCCAGTTCGGCATGAGCGGCCAGTTCTGGCACACGCACGAGCTGGGCTGCGGCGACTACGTCGCGGTGCTCGGCAACATGTGGGCCAACGGCATCTTCACCGCCGCCAAGGCCGTCGACCGGCTGACGATCACCACGTACCAGGCGGCCGCCACCGAGGGGCCGCTGCAGGCCATCAAGGACGTCGTCGATGACATCGTCACGAACCTGGCCAACGCCATGTACTGGCCGTTCCTGCGGCCGATCGTGATCCTCGGCGCGATCTGGCTGGCCTGGTACGGGCTGATCCGCAAGCGCGCCACGACGACCGCCGAGGGCGTCATCTGGATGGTGCTCGCGGTCACCGTCGCCACCTGGTTCTTCAGCCGTCCCGGCGACTTCACCGGGCTCGGCAAGGTCGTCACCGACAAGACCGGCGAGGTCGTCAACTCGGCCTTCTCCGGCCTGCCCGGCGCGGGCGGGGCCTCCTGCCTGCCGCCGCCCGGCCAGAGCGCCGCCGTGGTCAAGCCGGGCGGCTACGGCCAGGTCGGCACGCCGGGCATCGACCAGAACGCCGACGCGCTGTGGTCCACGCTGGTCTGCAAGCCGTGGCTGGTGGGCCTGTTCGGCACCGCCGACCCGCAGCAGCCGATCGTGCGCGACTGGGGCCGCAAGGTGCTGGAGATGCAGTCGATCCCGCCCGCCGTGGCCGGGCAGCCGGCCCCCGACGTGGGCGCGCGGCAGCAGGAGTACGCCTCGCTGGCCGACAAGCTGCGCAACGACCCCCGCTACACGGTCTTCTCCGGCCGCGACTGGTCCAACCGGCTCGGCGTGGCGGTCGGCGCGTTCATCGCCGCCATCGTGGCCGGGCTGCTCATCTTCCTGGTGGCGGTCTCGCTGCTGGTGCTCAAGGTGGGCTTCCTGCTGCTGCTGATCCTCGGCCCGGTGTTCCTGCTCATCGGCGTGCATCCGGGCAGCGGCCGCATCATCGCCATGCGCTGGGTGGAGATGCTGGTCGGCACGCTGCTCCGGCAGGCCGTGCTGACGCTCGTGCTCAGCGTGCTCGTGTACGGGTACGCGCTGATCATCTCGACCGCCATGCCGTGGGGCATGCAGGTGCTGTTCATGGCGCTGCTGACGATCGCGGTGTTCTTCTACCGGCGTCCGTTCCAGCACCTGTTCGCCTCGATGAACGGGCACACGGTCGCCACCCGCATGCTGGGCGAGGCCGCCAGCTCGTCGGTGCTGGAGCGCTCGGCGGCGATGCTGCCGCCGGTCGCCTCGGCCCGCATCGGCCGCTGGGGGCTGCGCAAGGCCGAACCGCTCATCCGGGCGGCCGGCGCGGCCAGCGGCGCGGGCGCGGCCGGCGCCGCGGTGGCCTCGGCGGCCGGGCAGGCGCGCGTACGGGCCGAGGAGGGCGACGGCACGGCCGCCGGCACCCGCATCCCGCCACGGCGGCGCCGCTCGACACCGACGCCCAGGGCAAGGCGGGCGCGCGGGCGCCGCTGGAGCCGCGCCGGGGCACCGCGCCCCGCTCAACCTGGGCGGCGCGGCCCGTAG